A region of Mesorhizobium sp. AR02 DNA encodes the following proteins:
- a CDS encoding DUF2794 domain-containing protein, which yields MTDDSGGTGDADASAILIPLHEVRSARLDQPVRSARLDQPVRFDRRELDQILRLYGRMVAANEWRDYAIDHLTDRAVFSVFRRASEVPLFQIVKDPKLARKQGAFAVIAAGGRILKRGQELGRVLGIFDSKLKVVEA from the coding sequence ATGACTGACGACAGCGGCGGGACGGGGGATGCTGACGCATCCGCAATATTGATCCCGCTGCACGAGGTGCGCAGCGCACGCCTCGACCAGCCGGTGCGCAGCGCACGCCTCGACCAGCCGGTGCGCTTCGACCGGCGTGAACTGGACCAGATCCTCAGACTCTACGGACGCATGGTCGCCGCCAATGAATGGCGCGACTACGCCATCGATCATCTCACCGACAGGGCCGTGTTTTCCGTCTTCCGCCGTGCCAGCGAAGTGCCGCTTTTCCAGATCGTCAAGGACCCGAAACTGGCGCGCAAGCAGGGCGCCTTCGCCGTCATCGCCGCCGGCGGCCGCATCCTCAAGCGCGGGCAAGAACTCGGCCGCGTGCTTGGCATCTTCGATTCCAAGCTCAAGGTTGTAGAGGCCTGA
- a CDS encoding DUF1223 domain-containing protein gives MVMAWRRSLWLAAFALAFSAFADAGHAGEAERIQVEKPQPDKPLGVVELFTSQGCSSCPPADAFFAELATKEDIVALSYHVDYWDYLGWKDTLSRKENTERQYDYMRAFGSRSVYTPQAVLNGRVHVNGANRGEVDGALARMARSGEGMHVPVKVSRTSDRVIIDAGDAGAGPSDAHVVIVYFEPPQTVKIAQGENSGRKMTYWNAVTGIQTAGMWHGKAQRYELPMSEITKKGGCAVLLQSVGKDGMPGPILGAAFIHKP, from the coding sequence ATGGTCATGGCCTGGCGAAGATCACTTTGGCTGGCAGCCTTTGCGCTGGCCTTCTCGGCTTTTGCCGATGCTGGCCATGCCGGCGAGGCCGAAAGAATCCAGGTCGAAAAACCCCAACCCGACAAGCCACTCGGCGTGGTCGAACTGTTCACCAGCCAGGGCTGCAGTTCCTGCCCGCCGGCCGATGCCTTCTTCGCTGAACTTGCCACCAAGGAAGACATCGTCGCGCTCTCCTATCACGTCGACTATTGGGACTATCTCGGCTGGAAGGACACGCTGAGCCGCAAGGAAAACACCGAGCGGCAATATGATTACATGCGCGCCTTCGGCAGCCGCTCGGTCTATACGCCGCAGGCGGTCCTCAATGGCCGCGTGCATGTCAACGGCGCCAATCGCGGCGAGGTCGACGGCGCGCTCGCCCGCATGGCGAGATCCGGCGAAGGCATGCATGTGCCCGTCAAGGTCAGCCGCACCAGCGACCGCGTGATCATCGATGCCGGCGATGCCGGCGCCGGTCCGAGCGACGCCCATGTCGTCATCGTCTATTTCGAGCCGCCGCAGACGGTCAAGATCGCCCAGGGCGAGAACTCCGGCCGCAAGATGACCTACTGGAACGCGGTCACCGGCATCCAGACTGCCGGCATGTGGCACGGCAAGGCGCAACGCTATGAATTGCCGATGAGCGAGATCACCAAGAAGGGCGGCTGCGCCGTGCTTCTGCAATCGGTCGGCAAGGACGGCATGCCAGGCCCCATCCTCGGCGCCGCCTTCATCCACAAGCCGTAG
- a CDS encoding ceramidase: MWQTLLTPVDLYCERTGPELWAEPTNALTNLAFIAAGLWGVREVRRCKAGTFAEVLAWWVVAIGIGSTIFHTFATKGTIWADILPIAGFTLAYTLFNLRRFLGMDWGKAIAIFVVFYAVAGAITFAVPDWLRQASNGTTSYLPPFLALAFFGIWVTAGGNRAGWYNLAGSAIFVVSVICRMIDPMVCASFPLGTHFLWHIFNGLMLGVLLAATARFGAPRRRAVGQ; encoded by the coding sequence ATGTGGCAAACTCTCCTGACCCCGGTCGATCTCTATTGCGAGCGGACCGGGCCTGAACTTTGGGCCGAGCCGACGAATGCTTTGACCAACCTTGCTTTCATTGCTGCGGGATTATGGGGTGTGCGGGAAGTACGCCGATGCAAGGCCGGTACCTTTGCCGAGGTGCTGGCCTGGTGGGTGGTGGCGATCGGCATCGGCTCGACGATCTTCCATACCTTTGCCACCAAGGGCACGATCTGGGCCGATATCCTGCCGATCGCCGGTTTCACGCTCGCCTATACGCTGTTCAATCTGCGCCGCTTCCTCGGCATGGACTGGGGCAAGGCGATTGCGATCTTCGTCGTCTTCTATGCGGTGGCAGGCGCGATAACCTTCGCCGTGCCGGACTGGCTGCGCCAGGCGTCGAACGGCACGACGAGCTACCTGCCGCCGTTCCTGGCGCTCGCCTTCTTCGGCATCTGGGTGACGGCCGGCGGCAACCGGGCCGGCTGGTACAATCTGGCGGGGTCGGCGATCTTCGTGGTGTCCGTCATCTGCCGCATGATCGACCCGATGGTCTGCGCCAGCTTTCCGCTCGGCACGCATTTCCTGTGGCACATCTTCAACGGGCTGATGCTGGGGGTGCTGCTGGCGGCGACGGCGCGATTTGGAGCGCCGAGAAGGAGGGCAGTAGGGCAGTAG